One Bradyrhizobium diazoefficiens DNA window includes the following coding sequences:
- a CDS encoding PqqD family protein — MALTTTVPLLISQQFDSEVVLANYQNGVYYNLDGSAAQIWLGLKINRTVEEIGRALAVATGGDVTSITQQVQAFIDSMLAEGLIANVTPDPRSETSIETWTPVLSGAFTAPEFQRFDNLRELLLMDPVHDAGEQGWPLRETQEN, encoded by the coding sequence ATGGCCCTCACCACGACGGTGCCGCTGCTGATCAGCCAGCAATTCGATAGTGAAGTGGTCTTGGCCAACTATCAGAATGGCGTCTATTACAATCTCGACGGCAGCGCTGCGCAGATCTGGCTCGGCCTCAAGATCAACCGAACGGTTGAGGAGATCGGACGCGCGTTGGCTGTTGCGACCGGTGGCGACGTGACGTCGATCACGCAACAGGTGCAAGCCTTCATCGACAGCATGCTGGCGGAAGGCCTGATTGCGAACGTCACGCCCGATCCGCGCAGTGAGACCTCCATCGAGACTTGGACGCCGGTGCTGTCGGGCGCGTTCACCGCCCCGGAATTCCAGCGCTTCGACAATCTGCGGGAGCTGTTGCTGATGGATCCCGTGCATGACGCCGGCGAACAAGGCTGGCCGCTGCGCGAGACCCAAGAGAACTAG
- a CDS encoding Lrp/AsnC ligand binding domain-containing protein has protein sequence MVPFFVQIKCKLGQSYTVANALAEAEIASEIYSTAGHYDLLVKFYVDNDTDIGHFINEKVQVLPGIQDTLTIITFKAFGAS, from the coding sequence ATGGTTCCTTTTTTCGTCCAGATCAAATGCAAGCTCGGCCAGTCCTACACGGTGGCCAACGCGCTTGCCGAAGCCGAGATCGCCTCCGAAATCTATTCCACGGCCGGCCATTACGATTTGCTGGTGAAGTTCTATGTCGACAACGACACCGACATCGGCCACTTCATCAACGAGAAGGTGCAGGTGCTGCCCGGCATCCAGGACACCCTCACCATCATCACCTTTAAGGCGTTCGGCGCGAGCTGA